A window of the Sporosarcina sp. FSL K6-2383 genome harbors these coding sequences:
- a CDS encoding ABC transporter ATP-binding protein, with amino-acid sequence MDTVLKVTDLHVSFVSQEEDFNAVRGVSFEVKKGETLGIVGESGSGKSVTARSIMRLLPSPPSYMKEGTIEFQGQNLTLKTEKEMESIRGRDISMIFQDPMTSLNPTIKIGKQIAESLMKHQNLSKREAKKEALDLLKVVGIHNSEARFNQYPHEFSGGMRQRVMIAMALACRPSLLIADEPTTALDVTIQAQILNLMKDMQERFGTSIILITHDLGVVAGMCDRVAVMKDGEIVETGTTNEIFENPQHAYTKKLLNALPRLDEKKKTKKPPRIKEGLDPASPLLEVKSLKQYFDAGKGNLTKAVDSISFHIRPGETLGLVGESGSGKSTTGRAILRLHEPTDGDVLYQGMAVNRLSKNEMKTMRRHMQMIFQDPYSSLNPRFKVLDIIGQALDIHRLSKNNEERKKRVEELLVMVGLEPSHAMRYPHEFSGGQRQRIGIARALAVEPDFIVCDEPLSALDVSIQSQIVELLEDLQHRLGLTYLFIAHDLSMVKHISDRVAVMYAGKIVELAESEELYNNPQHPYTKSLLAAIPIPDPRIESKKKRVLMEEQTTEDRYQLGNSEFVEVSKGHWVAVPIK; translated from the coding sequence TTGGATACTGTTTTAAAAGTTACCGATTTGCATGTCTCCTTTGTATCCCAAGAGGAAGATTTCAATGCAGTGCGCGGTGTTAGTTTCGAAGTTAAAAAGGGAGAGACACTAGGAATCGTAGGTGAGTCGGGTAGTGGTAAAAGTGTAACGGCCCGCTCTATCATGCGTCTTCTACCATCTCCCCCTTCCTATATGAAAGAAGGCACAATTGAATTCCAAGGTCAGAACCTTACGCTAAAAACGGAAAAAGAGATGGAAAGCATTCGCGGACGAGATATTAGTATGATTTTTCAGGATCCGATGACATCTCTTAACCCAACAATCAAAATTGGTAAACAGATTGCTGAAAGCTTGATGAAGCACCAAAACCTTTCAAAGCGAGAAGCTAAAAAGGAAGCGCTAGATTTACTAAAAGTAGTCGGTATTCACAATAGCGAAGCTCGGTTCAATCAATACCCTCATGAATTTTCGGGAGGCATGCGCCAACGTGTCATGATTGCCATGGCACTTGCCTGCCGCCCTTCTCTACTGATTGCTGATGAACCGACAACTGCGCTAGATGTAACGATTCAAGCCCAAATTTTAAATTTAATGAAAGATATGCAAGAACGTTTCGGTACATCCATCATCTTAATTACGCATGATCTTGGTGTTGTTGCTGGGATGTGTGATCGTGTTGCTGTTATGAAAGATGGAGAAATTGTAGAAACGGGTACAACAAATGAAATTTTTGAAAATCCACAGCATGCTTATACAAAAAAGCTATTGAACGCACTGCCAAGATTAGATGAAAAGAAAAAGACCAAAAAACCTCCCCGTATTAAAGAAGGCTTAGATCCTGCTAGCCCTTTACTTGAGGTAAAGTCCTTAAAGCAGTATTTTGATGCCGGAAAAGGAAACTTGACGAAGGCTGTGGATAGCATCAGCTTTCATATTCGACCTGGTGAAACACTGGGACTCGTTGGCGAATCTGGTTCAGGAAAATCGACAACAGGCCGTGCGATTTTACGTCTTCATGAGCCAACCGATGGTGATGTACTTTATCAAGGAATGGCAGTCAATCGATTATCAAAAAATGAAATGAAAACGATGCGGCGCCATATGCAAATGATTTTCCAAGATCCCTATTCATCCTTGAATCCGCGCTTCAAAGTACTCGATATTATCGGTCAGGCACTTGATATTCATCGCTTAAGTAAAAATAATGAAGAGCGTAAAAAGAGAGTAGAGGAATTGCTCGTCATGGTCGGCTTGGAACCGTCGCACGCTATGCGGTACCCACATGAATTTTCAGGCGGACAGCGCCAACGAATCGGCATCGCACGTGCATTGGCCGTAGAGCCAGACTTCATCGTCTGTGACGAGCCTTTATCAGCACTCGACGTATCGATCCAGTCACAAATCGTAGAATTACTAGAGGACCTTCAACATCGTCTGGGGTTAACCTATCTGTTCATTGCCCATGATTTGTCGATGGTCAAACATATCAGTGACAGAGTCGCAGTTATGTATGCTGGAAAAATTGTTGAACTTGCCGAAAGTGAAGAGCTATACAACAATCCGCAACATCCGTATACAAAATCATTACTGGCCGCCATTCCAATTCCAGATCCCCGTATCGAATCGAAGAAAAAGCGAGTACTGATGGAGGAACAAACGACAGAAGATCGCTACCAACTGGGGAATTCTGAATTTGTGGAGGTATCCAAAGGGCATTGGGTGGCTGTTCCTATTAAATGA
- a CDS encoding anti-sigma factor domain-containing protein: MMRTYRGVVCEKKNKYTVFLTDKGDFLRGIPIGKTPDIGEEVDFHPVFTPALFGMKVKPRFAGAVMIAAMLLLAIVASLFPMNDKVMAYVQLENGMALEFGVNQAGEVITLRYLNDKPIEHEKKLGDWKGQPISTVLDTAVTELSAENNVIITTIFPNAKNQQKVQGIVESAVREVRNANQELTIEIGEGTAEERVKANQHEMSIHKFKASQQGTPMNEKKPSTEINDDKTNSGNQQKGQDELKKPDKQSVPSAPADKKNNGNEERKDSNELKDPKLKKPDTKPKNEQDEKLKHSPTEKEKLSNPASENKNSNNGNQNPASKQPKENQNPQKQNGYGNQAPPAVGNSEK, encoded by the coding sequence ATGATGCGGACATACAGAGGCGTTGTTTGCGAAAAGAAAAATAAATATACTGTATTCCTAACGGATAAAGGCGATTTTCTACGGGGCATTCCAATTGGTAAAACACCAGATATTGGAGAAGAAGTCGACTTTCATCCTGTTTTTACTCCTGCTCTTTTTGGTATGAAAGTAAAGCCGCGATTCGCTGGAGCAGTGATGATTGCTGCAATGCTTCTACTTGCCATCGTAGCATCTTTATTTCCCATGAATGATAAAGTGATGGCTTATGTTCAATTAGAAAACGGTATGGCATTGGAGTTTGGTGTCAATCAGGCTGGAGAGGTCATTACCTTACGTTATTTGAACGATAAGCCAATTGAACACGAAAAGAAACTTGGCGATTGGAAAGGCCAGCCAATCAGTACAGTATTAGACACAGCTGTAACGGAATTATCAGCAGAAAACAATGTAATAATTACGACAATCTTTCCAAACGCCAAAAATCAACAGAAGGTGCAAGGAATTGTTGAAAGTGCAGTTCGAGAAGTACGAAATGCGAATCAAGAATTGACTATCGAAATTGGCGAAGGTACAGCGGAGGAAAGAGTGAAGGCCAATCAGCATGAAATGTCCATTCACAAATTCAAGGCAAGTCAACAAGGCACTCCGATGAATGAAAAGAAACCATCAACAGAAATCAATGACGATAAAACAAATTCAGGAAATCAGCAAAAAGGTCAAGATGAGCTCAAAAAACCGGATAAGCAATCAGTCCCTTCAGCACCTGCTGACAAGAAAAACAATGGAAATGAAGAACGGAAGGATTCAAATGAGCTTAAAGATCCGAAACTGAAAAAACCTGATACAAAGCCGAAGAATGAGCAGGATGAAAAACTGAAGCATTCTCCAACAGAGAAGGAGAAATTATCTAATCCCGCATCGGAAAATAAAAATTCCAATAACGGAAATCAAAACCCGGCATCTAAGCAGCCTAAGGAAAATCAGAACCCGCAGAAACAAAATGGCTATGGAAATCAAGCGCCTCCAGCTGTTGGAAACAGTGAGAAATAA
- the sigI gene encoding RNA polymerase sigma-I factor: MFLSIIQGIFNKKSDTALNELVLKAKRGDKEVMDDLLIAFTPFIKKTASFVCKRFVDEHDDEFSIAMSAFYEAIVQFNPEDNSSLTTFSHLIMKRRLIDHFRKEAARNGAIHLLKGEDETAASDAQRYVFDQASIVSYSSEQQAAERREEIMEYNKLLKDFGLSFQELSKSSPKHTDSRKTAFQIAQIIAETPDFYAYLMANKRLPMKELESTVEVSRKTIERHRKYIIAVTLLLNSHFVYIKEYIKGELI; the protein is encoded by the coding sequence ATGTTTTTGTCTATCATACAAGGAATATTCAATAAGAAGTCTGATACAGCATTGAATGAGCTTGTATTGAAGGCAAAGAGAGGCGATAAGGAGGTTATGGATGACCTTCTTATCGCATTTACTCCGTTCATTAAAAAAACGGCTTCTTTCGTATGCAAACGATTTGTCGATGAGCATGATGACGAATTTAGTATAGCAATGAGTGCTTTTTATGAAGCGATTGTGCAGTTCAATCCCGAAGACAACTCATCGTTGACGACCTTTTCACATTTGATTATGAAGAGGAGATTGATCGATCATTTTCGAAAAGAAGCAGCAAGAAATGGCGCGATTCACTTACTGAAAGGTGAAGATGAAACGGCAGCCTCTGATGCTCAACGTTACGTATTTGATCAAGCATCGATTGTATCCTATTCGAGTGAACAACAAGCAGCAGAACGCCGTGAAGAGATCATGGAATATAACAAACTGTTAAAGGACTTTGGTTTATCTTTTCAAGAGCTTTCCAAGTCATCTCCGAAACATACAGATTCAAGGAAGACAGCCTTTCAGATTGCACAAATCATAGCTGAAACACCGGATTTTTATGCTTATCTTATGGCAAATAAAAGATTGCCGATGAAAGAACTTGAATCGACTGTTGAGGTTTCGAGAAAAACGATAGAACGACATAGAAAATATATAATCGCAGTGACGTTACTACTGAATAGTCATTTTGTGTACATAAAGGAATATATAAAAGGGGAACTAATATGA